Within Limanda limanda chromosome 17, fLimLim1.1, whole genome shotgun sequence, the genomic segment GTCCCCTCAGGTCCCAGCGTGGCAGGGGTCCTCATCCCACTCATATACATCATTGTGTGCATCATTGGCCTGGGTGGAAACACTATAGTGATTCACATAGTGCTGCATTACTCAAAGATAGAGTCTGTCACCAACATCTACATCCTGAACTTAGCCATAGCTGACGAGCTCTTCATGCTCAGTCTGCCTTTCCTGGCCGTTCAGAACACCATGCAGTCGTGGCCCTTTGGCTTGTTCATGTGCCGCCTGGTCATGACCGTCGACTCCATCAACCAGTTCACCAGCATCTTCTGCCTGACCGTGATGAGCATCGACCGCTACCTTGCTGTAGTTCACCCCATTGTGTCTTCAAAGTGGCGGCGACCTCGGGTGGCCAAATTGGTGAATGGCACTGTGTGGGCGTTGTCGTTTCTCGTTGTTCTGCCTGTGATCATCTTTGCCAACATCCAGAGGGCCGGAGGCACCTGTAACATCTCCTGGCCTCAACCGACTAACATCTGGAGCGCTGCTTTCATCATCTATACTTCCACTGTTGGATTCTTCTGTCCTCTTCTTATCATCTGCCTCTGTTACCTGCTCATTGTTTTCAAGGTACGCAGCTCGGGTAAAAAAGTCCACGCCACCTCCAACAAGCGCAGAAAGTCGGAGCGGAAAGTGACACGCATGGTTGTGATTGTTGTTGCAGTGTTTGTCTTCTGCTGGTTGCCTTTCTACATCCTCAACATCATCAACCTGCTTGTATCCCTGCCCTCAGACTACCAGGGTCTTTACTATTTTGTCGTATTGCTCAGTTATGCTAACAGCTGCGCCAACCCCATCGTGTACGGCTTCTTGTCAGACAACTTCAAGAGGGGTTTCCGGAAGGCGCTCTGCCGCTCCACAAGAAAGGTGGAGAACCACGAGCCCATGgagcgacagcagcagcaggaggaagggaggagggcgcTCATGCCCAGGGAGAGCCTGAGACGGGGAATCGGGGACGAAGTAGACGAAGATGAGGAAGACGTCTCAGAAATGACTGAGATCTACAGAATCGGCCAGAATGGAAACAGCAGCTTCCAGCCACAGAGCTCAAGGCCACTGCTCTCAGAGACGACTCAAGACGCGACAGAGCTGCCGTCCCCTGACAAGAAGGACAAAGCTGGTGACGCAAAAGGGAAAGATCCAGTCAACGGGTCCACACTTGCTGCTCCATTGTTTCTCAATGGAGCCAAAAATGGAAACATCAAATCTCTGCCAGAGGAAAACTTGGAGCAGGGCACCTCACTGGAGATAAGTTATTTATAGTGTAAAATATGGACTCTGAGCTTGTGTTACTTGAAATATTACTTGAAGTATTATAGTGCAGGGCGAACTGCCTCTAATCCACAAGAAATACCAGACAAGGTTAAGAAGCGTTTCTTTTTTATCACTGAGCTCAGAAAGAATGTATGACAGTTTATAATGTGTACTTTCTGTATAATTTGTATAAATGCATGGCTGAATGTACAAGTTTGTacctttatttacagttattaaGTTGTATTGTAAAGATTTTTGTTCCATAATGTGACAAACATTTCCTACAACTTTCAGCTTAACTCGCTGCAACATGTTACACTTTAGTTAAAAGGTATATTGACAACATGGCTATACCTATCTTTTAGACAGACATCTCCTGCCTGCAACACCTGTTTCCTAgaaattatgtttatatataagtaACTAGTTCTGTTAGGTTTAAAGAGGAGTGTCAGGCTCAAACCCTGAGTGTGTGGTTGGGTTCATGCAGCAAAAGCACTTTGGTTAGTGTTGGTGAAAGATTAGAGCTTCAgctaaatattaataaacacaTCTTGTCTTATGCCTCTTATTGCTTTTGACTTTTTCCGAATCAAACCATAGCATGATCTCTTAAAAAAACATAGcaatgtgagtgtgagtgccTAAGCATAGCCATATTAACTTTCAATCATATTTTTTACCATACGTggagatattattattataggaaCATGAAATTATGTTATACTGCTGCGACTTTGCAACAGTGGTGGAGAAAGTACTCTTTcgtttaagtaaaagtacaaataaatagacaaaaatgtaaaagtagcACTTAAACTTTTCTATTTGAGTAAAAGTAACCAATGGCCTTTTACAACTCGATTTCAGGAGTTTCTTCTTTACCAgtgacactgctgctgcaggaggcggggtctaatgttacctgcccgctctgattggatcagagaTCCAGATCTCGTTAGTTATTACTTGGTtactaaaaaaatatataaaatatgtcaagTGTTATTGTATAAAAATGGAGTTGGAAGTACAGATATTTGATAatatatgtagtggagtaaagTGAAAAGTACATGAAAATAAGTACAGACACGTGAAAAATGTACATATGTAAATGTACATTGGTGTGCCAATCTGCAGGTACGTTCAGCAACTTCTCGtgtttgtgaaaacaaaaaatgctCATTATTTAACATTACCATAATTTCCTAGAAGGTTTGAATGACTTTACATGTTGTAACTGACTTTTTACCTTATATATGAATATTGGCTTAAGTATAGATAGCTTTTGATTAGGAACTGACTGTGGCTGCTATTAGTTTGCTGTTGCAGAAAATGTGTAAAGGAGTTGTAGCTGTTAATGTTGCAGAAACCCAGACTTCGTCTTTGTGTTCTATTGCACATTTGATGACGTCAGTTAATAACACTTATATTGTGCTGCCTGATGCCTCCACAACAGGAAGAAtcaatatatttatgtgtgtcaTACAGCAGCAATGTTGTCACTTTCTCTTTATCATACATTATCAGGCAACATCATTTCCTGTGCTGTGGTTTAGTTTTTAATCAGTAAAACATCCATTAGACAGGTCATTCTGGATCTTAAATCTATTATTATCATAAAGCTTGTACGAcattgaaaaatatgaaaagttAATAATACAGTATTTTGTGAGTTAATAATTACACCCAAAACAAGTTGGTTAAAACGTGTCTATCATTGTAAATAATATAAGTTATTAAAGTAGTTGAAGTTTAAGTAAATACATTCATAATTCC encodes:
- the LOC133023296 gene encoding somatostatin receptor type 5-like, with amino-acid sequence MTDGMWENDSFAGPSPGLPLLLLMFNDSDLNQTLFNFSSSNCSNFTDPNVPSGPSVAGVLIPLIYIIVCIIGLGGNTIVIHIVLHYSKIESVTNIYILNLAIADELFMLSLPFLAVQNTMQSWPFGLFMCRLVMTVDSINQFTSIFCLTVMSIDRYLAVVHPIVSSKWRRPRVAKLVNGTVWALSFLVVLPVIIFANIQRAGGTCNISWPQPTNIWSAAFIIYTSTVGFFCPLLIICLCYLLIVFKVRSSGKKVHATSNKRRKSERKVTRMVVIVVAVFVFCWLPFYILNIINLLVSLPSDYQGLYYFVVLLSYANSCANPIVYGFLSDNFKRGFRKALCRSTRKVENHEPMERQQQQEEGRRALMPRESLRRGIGDEVDEDEEDVSEMTEIYRIGQNGNSSFQPQSSRPLLSETTQDATELPSPDKKDKAGDAKGKDPVNGSTLAAPLFLNGAKNGNIKSLPEENLEQGTSLEISYL